From a single Miscanthus floridulus cultivar M001 chromosome 8, ASM1932011v1, whole genome shotgun sequence genomic region:
- the LOC136477425 gene encoding bidirectional sugar transporter SWEET15-like isoform X2, with translation MAFLNMELQTWAFTFGILGNIISLMVFLSPLPTFYRVYRKKSTEGFQSTPYVVTLFSCMLWIFYALLKSGAELLVTINGVGCVIESVYLGIYLVYAPKAARVLTAKMLLGLNVGVFGLVALVTMVLSNGGLRVHVLGWICVSVALSVFAAPLSIMRQVIRTKSVEFMPISLSFFLVLSAVIWFAYGALKKDVFVAAPNVLGFVFGVAQMALYMAYRNKKPTAAAVGMVEEVKLPAEHASKEVAAAVAHEGSRASCGAEVHPIDIDTLTLPVVEVHDPQTVVVIDVVVEPATICTTAAAAGADGVASVVDGPGVPTAPEQPAMIKPDMAIAVEA, from the exons ATGGCTTTCCTCAACATGGAGCTGCAGACCTGGGCCTTCACCTTTGGTATCCTAG GTAACATAATCTCACTGATGGTGTTTCTTTCGCCGCT GCCAACGTTCTACCGCGTGTACCGCAAGAAGTCGACGGAGGGTTTCCAGTCGACGCCGTACGTGGTGACGCTCTTCAGCTGCATGCTGTGGATCTTCTACGCGCTGCTCAAGTCCGGCGCCGAGCTGCTGGTGACCATCAACGGCGTCGGCTGCGTCATCGAGAGCGTGTACCTGGGCATATACCTGGTGTACGCGCCCAAGGCCGCCCGGGTGCTCACGGCCAAGATGCTGCTGGGGCTCAACGTCGGCGTCTTCGGCCTCGTCGCGCTCGTCACCATGGTGCTCTCCAATGGCGGCCTCCGCGTGCACGTGCTCGGCTGGATCTGCGTCAGCGTCGCGCTCAGCGTCTTCGCCGCGCCGCTCAGCATCATG CGGCAGGTGATCCGGACCAAGAGCGTGGAGTTCATGCCCATCTCGCTCTCCTTCTTCCTGGTGCTCAGCGCCGTGATCTGGTTCGCGTACGGCGCGCTCAAGAAGGACGTGTTCGTGGCGGCTCCCAACGTGCTGGGCTTCGTCTTCGGCGTCGCGCAGATGGCGCTGTACATGGCGTACAGGAACAAGAAGCCCACCGCGGCggcggtggggatggtggaggaggTGAAGCTGCCGGCGGAGCACGCCAGCAAGGAGGTGGCCGCCGCGGTGGCGCACGAGGGCAGCAGGGCGAGCTGCGGCGCCGAGGTGCACCCCATCGACATCGACACTCTCACTCTGCCGGTGGTGGAGGTCCACGATCCACAGACCGTCGTGGTCATCGACGTGGTCGTGGAGCCTGCCACCATCTGCACcacagcggcagcagcaggcgcTGACGGTGTGGCCAGCGTGGTCGACGGACCCGGCGTGCCCACGGCGCCGGAGCAGCCGGCGATGATCAAGCCCGACATGGCCATTGCCGTGGAGGCGTAG
- the LOC136477425 gene encoding bidirectional sugar transporter SWEET15-like isoform X1: MYLHEDRTVQRNGASVCVRARASYMTIRSLFHFFCLQPTPDQMSFFFSHAFFFFFSFSIDLHFLLFIYSINQSNLTDCVPDAPILVCFAGNIISLMVFLSPLPTFYRVYRKKSTEGFQSTPYVVTLFSCMLWIFYALLKSGAELLVTINGVGCVIESVYLGIYLVYAPKAARVLTAKMLLGLNVGVFGLVALVTMVLSNGGLRVHVLGWICVSVALSVFAAPLSIMRQVIRTKSVEFMPISLSFFLVLSAVIWFAYGALKKDVFVAAPNVLGFVFGVAQMALYMAYRNKKPTAAAVGMVEEVKLPAEHASKEVAAAVAHEGSRASCGAEVHPIDIDTLTLPVVEVHDPQTVVVIDVVVEPATICTTAAAAGADGVASVVDGPGVPTAPEQPAMIKPDMAIAVEA, translated from the exons ATGTACCTTCACGAGGACCGTACCGTGCAACGGAACGGCGCgtctgtgtgtgtgcgcgcgcgcgcgtcgTACATGACTATTAGGAGTTTGTTTCATTTCTTCTGCCTGCAGCCAACCCCGGATcagatgtctttcttcttctcgcatgctttttttttctttttttctttttcgatCGATCTCCATTTCCTACTCTTCATCTACTCTATCAATCAAAGCAATTTAACTGACTGCGTCCCTGATGCTCCGATCTTGGTTTGCTTTGCAGGTAACATAATCTCACTGATGGTGTTTCTTTCGCCGCT GCCAACGTTCTACCGCGTGTACCGCAAGAAGTCGACGGAGGGTTTCCAGTCGACGCCGTACGTGGTGACGCTCTTCAGCTGCATGCTGTGGATCTTCTACGCGCTGCTCAAGTCCGGCGCCGAGCTGCTGGTGACCATCAACGGCGTCGGCTGCGTCATCGAGAGCGTGTACCTGGGCATATACCTGGTGTACGCGCCCAAGGCCGCCCGGGTGCTCACGGCCAAGATGCTGCTGGGGCTCAACGTCGGCGTCTTCGGCCTCGTCGCGCTCGTCACCATGGTGCTCTCCAATGGCGGCCTCCGCGTGCACGTGCTCGGCTGGATCTGCGTCAGCGTCGCGCTCAGCGTCTTCGCCGCGCCGCTCAGCATCATG CGGCAGGTGATCCGGACCAAGAGCGTGGAGTTCATGCCCATCTCGCTCTCCTTCTTCCTGGTGCTCAGCGCCGTGATCTGGTTCGCGTACGGCGCGCTCAAGAAGGACGTGTTCGTGGCGGCTCCCAACGTGCTGGGCTTCGTCTTCGGCGTCGCGCAGATGGCGCTGTACATGGCGTACAGGAACAAGAAGCCCACCGCGGCggcggtggggatggtggaggaggTGAAGCTGCCGGCGGAGCACGCCAGCAAGGAGGTGGCCGCCGCGGTGGCGCACGAGGGCAGCAGGGCGAGCTGCGGCGCCGAGGTGCACCCCATCGACATCGACACTCTCACTCTGCCGGTGGTGGAGGTCCACGATCCACAGACCGTCGTGGTCATCGACGTGGTCGTGGAGCCTGCCACCATCTGCACcacagcggcagcagcaggcgcTGACGGTGTGGCCAGCGTGGTCGACGGACCCGGCGTGCCCACGGCGCCGGAGCAGCCGGCGATGATCAAGCCCGACATGGCCATTGCCGTGGAGGCGTAG
- the LOC136477424 gene encoding serine/threonine-protein kinase PBS1-like, which translates to MGCFSCFDSPADEQLNPKFGGAGGYGGASSAAAAYGAGAGAGIGRHGDRGYPDLQQAPMAAPRVEKFSAVAEKARVKSNVLTKQALVPKDANGNVISAQTFTFRELATATRNFRPECFLGEGGFGRVYKGRLESTGQVVAIKQLNRDGLQGNREFLVEVLMLSLLHHQNLVNLIGYCADGDQRLLVYEYMPSGSLEDHLHDLPLDKEALDWNTRMKIAAGAAKGLEYLHDKANPPVIYRDFKSSNILLDESFHPKLSDFGLAKLGPVGDKSHVSTRVMGTYGYCAPEYAMTGQLTVKSDVYSFGVVLLELITGRRAIDSTRPHGEQNLVSWARPLFNDRRRLPKMADPRLEGRHPMRGLYQALAVASMCIQSEAASRPLIADVVTALSYLASQPYDPNAALASRKPGGDQRSRPGENDRAVSRNDETGSSGHKSPGKDREDSPRDLPAILNKDLERERMVAEAKMWGDRERMVAEAKMWGDRERMVAEAKMWGENWRDKRRAENGQGSLD; encoded by the exons ATGGGCTGCTTCTCGTGCTTCGACTCCCCGGCAGATGAGCAGCTCAACCCCAAATTCGGTGGCGCCGGTGGGTACGGCGGCGCGTCCTCCGCCGCCGCGGCGTACggagccggcgccggcgccggcatcGGCCGGCACGGGGACAGGGGGTACCCGGACCTCCAGCAGGCGCCCATGGCGGCGCCGCGCGTCGAGAAGTTCTCTGCAG TGGCTGAGAAAGCAAGAGTTAAGAGCAATGTGCTCACCAAACAGGCTTTGGTGCCAAAGGATGCCAATGGCAATGTCATCTCAGCTCAGACTTTCACCTTCCGTGAGCTCGCCACCGCCACCAGGAACTTCAGGCCCGAGTGCTTCCTGGGCGAGGGAGGTTTTGGACGTGTTTACAAGGGTCGCCTTGAGAGCACAGGCCAG GTTGTTGCTATAAAGCAGCTTAACAGGGATGGGCTTCAAGGAAACAGAGAATTTCTTGTAGAAGTTCTCATGCTCAGCTTACTACATCATCAAAACCTGGTTAATTTGATTGGTTATTGTGCTGATGGAGACCAGCGACTTCTTGTTTATGAATATATGCCCTCCGGATCACTGGAAGATCATTTGCACG ATCTACCTCTTGATAAGGAGGCCTTGGACTGGAACACCAGGATGAAAATTGCAGCAGGTGCTGCCAAAGGACTGGAGTACCTTCATGACAAAGCTAATCCGCCAGTTATTTACAGGGATTTCAAGTCATCGAACATTCTGTTGGATGAAAGTTTCCACCCGAAGCTGTCTGACTTTGGACTTGCTAAGTTGGGTCCAGTTGGCGACAAATCACATGTCTCAACACGTGTAATGGGTACATATGGTTATTGTGCACCAGAATATGCTATGACAGGGCAGCTGACAGTGAAGTCCGATGTGTATAGCTTTGGGGTTGTCTTGCTAGAGTTGATTACTGGCCGTAGGGCTATTGACAGCACCAGACCACATGGCGAACAAAATCTTGTCTCATGG GCACGTCCTCTTTTTAATGACAGAAGAAGGCTCCCTAAGATGGCTGACCCGAGGCTGGAAGGGCGACACCCCATGCGTGGGCTTTACCAAGCCCTTGCGGTGGCTTCCATGTGCATTCAGTCAGAGGCTGCTTCACGCCCACTGATTGCAGATGTCGTGACTGCTCTGTCCTACTTGGCATCCCAGCCTTATGATCCCAACGCAGCTCTTGCTTCAAGGAAGCCAGGTGGCGATCAGCGAAGCAGGCCTGGTGAGAACGACAGGGCGGTTTCCAGGAACGACGAGACTGGAAGCTCCGGCCACAAGTCACCAGGCAAGGACCGGGAGGACTCACCCAGGGACCTCCCAGCGATCCTGAACAAGGACCTTGAACGTGAGCGCATGGTGGCAGAGGCGAAGATGTGGGGCGACCGGGAGCGGATGGTTGCCGAGGCGAAGATGTGGGGCGACCGGGAGCGCATGGTGGCCGAGGCTAAGATGTGGGGCGAGAACTGGCGTGACAAGCGGCGTGCAGAGAATGGGCAGGGGAGCCTGGACTAG